A stretch of the Archangium violaceum genome encodes the following:
- a CDS encoding DUF4956 domain-containing protein: protein MEPFFSELANDVSSGVSLQDAGLMVPRLLAAVTLGTVLALRPWRLLTGKPLPKAEMIQAQVLLCTAAAVITAVIGNSMAKAFGLVGLGGFVRFRSGLKDPRDAAILFLVIGLGMACGHGSLGLAAVGTVFVGALLWVLDFFDKKEVTAPKQRMLVSAHADDLVGAEALLRKALGERNVLVRSCALDFDGRRLELEVEENEPGMLASALSHTAGGPLRGLRWMEMPSSGKGGWEERR, encoded by the coding sequence CCTCCAGGACGCGGGCCTGATGGTGCCGCGCCTGCTGGCGGCGGTGACGCTCGGCACGGTGCTCGCGCTGCGGCCGTGGCGGCTGCTCACCGGCAAGCCGTTGCCCAAGGCGGAGATGATTCAGGCCCAGGTGCTGCTGTGCACCGCGGCGGCCGTCATCACCGCCGTCATCGGCAACAGCATGGCCAAGGCCTTTGGCCTGGTGGGGCTCGGCGGTTTCGTGCGCTTCCGCTCGGGACTGAAGGATCCGCGTGACGCGGCCATCCTCTTCCTGGTGATCGGCCTGGGCATGGCGTGCGGACACGGGAGCCTGGGACTGGCCGCGGTGGGCACCGTCTTCGTCGGCGCGCTGCTGTGGGTGCTGGACTTCTTCGACAAGAAGGAGGTCACCGCGCCGAAGCAGCGGATGCTGGTGTCGGCCCATGCGGATGACCTGGTGGGCGCGGAGGCGTTGCTGAGGAAGGCGCTGGGCGAGCGCAACGTGCTGGTACGCAGCTGCGCACTGGACTTCGACGGGCGGCGGCTGGAGCTCGAGGTGGAGGAGAATGAGCCGGGGATGCTCGCGTCGGCGCTGAGCCACACGGCGGGCGGCCCCCTCCGGGGATTGCGGTGGATGGAGATGCCCTCTTCTGGCAAGGGCGGTTGGGAGGAGCGGAGATGA
- a CDS encoding DUF2019 domain-containing protein: MEQTDAILRGDARVGNRHARQRSAAFKKLRAYGDAGRDALVVLLSHPRMDVRGMAAVYLLRHRTTEAKAVLQEIAKGEGLAAFEASEALKRWAEGTWALDLE, encoded by the coding sequence ATGGAGCAGACGGATGCGATACTTCGAGGAGACGCTCGAGTAGGAAACAGACACGCCAGGCAGAGGAGTGCCGCATTCAAGAAGCTGCGCGCCTACGGCGATGCCGGGCGCGATGCTCTTGTCGTGCTTCTCTCCCACCCACGCATGGATGTGCGAGGAATGGCTGCGGTTTATCTGCTCCGCCATCGGACGACGGAGGCCAAGGCCGTGCTTCAGGAGATAGCAAAGGGAGAGGGTCTTGCTGCATTCGAAGCGTCAGAAGCCCTGAAACGCTGGGCGGAGGGTACCTGGGCCCTGGATCTCGAATAG
- the sitA5 gene encoding SitA5 family polymorphic toxin codes for MPEHSVHLRTPGLRSHSRIGALTLALVMLLSACATSAPPASRVGMGVGNTVEEEALFVNLPTRFEPARVGDEEFRGALVALVLEMPLRVATSHPPLYVGRKVALASAPLGGEAWRSELARAYGRFCERRGSPGDCLTLFEDGPQLQDEDKRSLALALAVGPALDARDAELRAMLSSTQLWTTVSVALSGWLALLVMPEPVSKGVAAAFAVLMWGYLGWEFFDLIQAYGQLSEDSARATTFEEIREAGERFGKVLGPNSVRILVLVGTAALGGTVSLMSKGPKLPGFGQTLRRVEANTGVRLMDAATEAERVIVSMSEGSIRVVLPANAIAMTAKGVGSASPERAKGSLLSNGHRAWRSHSGLKKALGPAGKGKAWHHIVEQTPGNVKRFGPEAIHNTENVMALETRVHDELSALYSSIREGVTGSDVLTVRQWLSTQSYEAQYQFGLRAIENIRRGIWKAWK; via the coding sequence ATGCCCGAGCACTCCGTCCATTTGCGTACCCCAGGCCTTCGGAGTCATTCGCGTATCGGCGCGTTGACCCTGGCGCTGGTGATGCTTCTGAGCGCATGCGCCACGAGTGCGCCTCCTGCCTCTCGTGTGGGCATGGGGGTGGGGAACACGGTCGAGGAGGAGGCGCTCTTCGTCAACCTGCCCACGCGCTTCGAGCCGGCGCGGGTGGGTGACGAGGAGTTTCGAGGGGCCCTGGTGGCGCTGGTGCTCGAGATGCCTCTGCGAGTGGCCACCTCACATCCCCCGCTGTACGTGGGCCGGAAGGTGGCGCTGGCCTCCGCCCCCCTGGGGGGAGAAGCGTGGCGCTCGGAGCTGGCGCGGGCGTATGGGCGCTTCTGCGAGCGACGCGGCTCCCCGGGGGACTGCCTGACGTTGTTCGAGGACGGGCCCCAACTGCAAGACGAGGACAAGCGCAGCCTCGCCCTGGCGCTGGCCGTGGGCCCGGCCCTGGATGCACGTGACGCGGAGCTGCGGGCCATGTTGTCCTCCACGCAATTGTGGACGACGGTGAGCGTTGCCCTTTCGGGCTGGCTTGCGTTGTTGGTGATGCCGGAACCCGTGTCGAAAGGCGTGGCCGCCGCGTTCGCCGTGCTGATGTGGGGCTATCTCGGGTGGGAGTTCTTCGACCTGATTCAGGCCTACGGGCAGCTCTCGGAAGACTCGGCGAGGGCCACTACATTCGAGGAGATCCGCGAAGCGGGCGAGCGGTTCGGAAAGGTCCTCGGCCCCAACAGCGTGCGGATTCTCGTCCTGGTGGGCACGGCGGCGTTGGGCGGAACGGTGTCGCTCATGTCCAAGGGGCCGAAGCTACCGGGCTTCGGGCAGACCTTGCGAAGGGTCGAAGCCAACACCGGCGTACGTCTGATGGATGCCGCGACCGAGGCCGAGCGGGTCATCGTGTCTATGTCCGAGGGGTCGATCCGCGTCGTGCTGCCAGCCAACGCCATTGCCATGACTGCCAAGGGTGTTGGTAGTGCTTCCCCCGAGAGAGCCAAGGGCTCGCTGCTCTCCAATGGCCATAGGGCATGGCGCTCCCACAGTGGTTTGAAGAAGGCTCTGGGTCCGGCGGGAAAGGGCAAGGCATGGCACCACATCGTCGAGCAGACCCCAGGCAATGTGAAACGGTTTGGCCCAGAGGCCATTCACAATACCGAAAATGTCATGGCGTTGGAAACGCGCGTGCACGATGAGTTGAGTGCCCTCTATTCGTCGATCCGTGAAGGTGTGACGGGATCGGATGTCCTGACTGTCCGGCAATGGCTCAGCACCCAGTCCTATGAGGCCCAATATCAGTTCGGATTGAGGGCCATTGAAAATATCAGGAGGGGCATTTGGAAGGCCTGGAAGTAA